Proteins encoded within one genomic window of Armatimonadia bacterium:
- a CDS encoding trypsin-like peptidase domain-containing protein — protein sequence MTSRHAPSAFTVAFLSLIFGIVGGGIGGYYVSRTQVQQAQTPGTVVAGSPADSAPASKLQVTTDQNAIVNAVKRISPAVVKITGQREPRSWMELMSSGGVISGIGSGVIFEYEKRKLILTNTHVIGDFTDLTVKLTDGRELKAQPLGRMTEEDLAVLEIINPPADLKSAPLGDSDKLQAGEWVIAVGNPFNFEHTVTVGVVSALGARDFGRETRKVIQTDAAINQGNSGGPLVDLAGNVVGINFRIFDPQGNPVATNVGIGFSIPINQAKEALYFLVHRGPFIGLAHVMPNSPGFAHYYQLGTDKGIVILGVYEGGPADRAGLRAGDVIIAVDGKTVTQNDEMQKALFKHRIGDTVRLTVQRGGNQQETNVTAEKVPDNAFR from the coding sequence ATGACGAGTCGCCATGCGCCCAGCGCCTTTACCGTAGCCTTCCTGTCGCTGATCTTCGGCATCGTCGGCGGCGGGATCGGCGGCTACTACGTGTCGCGGACCCAGGTCCAGCAGGCCCAGACTCCGGGCACCGTGGTCGCGGGCTCACCGGCCGACTCCGCGCCTGCCTCCAAGTTGCAGGTCACCACGGACCAGAACGCCATCGTCAACGCGGTTAAGCGCATCAGCCCGGCAGTGGTCAAGATCACCGGGCAGCGGGAGCCGCGCAGTTGGATGGAGCTGATGTCCTCCGGCGGCGTCATCAGCGGCATCGGCTCGGGCGTCATCTTCGAGTACGAGAAGCGCAAGCTGATCCTGACCAACACGCACGTTATCGGCGATTTCACCGACCTGACGGTGAAGCTGACCGACGGACGCGAACTCAAGGCGCAGCCCCTGGGTCGCATGACGGAGGAAGACCTGGCGGTGCTGGAGATCATCAACCCTCCGGCCGACCTCAAGTCGGCGCCCCTTGGTGACTCCGACAAGCTCCAGGCCGGCGAATGGGTCATTGCGGTCGGCAACCCCTTCAACTTCGAGCACACCGTCACCGTGGGCGTCGTGAGCGCTCTGGGCGCCCGCGACTTCGGTCGTGAGACTCGCAAGGTTATCCAGACCGACGCGGCCATCAATCAGGGCAACAGCGGCGGTCCGCTGGTTGATCTCGCGGGCAATGTAGTCGGGATCAACTTCCGCATCTTCGACCCGCAGGGCAATCCCGTCGCCACCAATGTCGGGATCGGCTTTTCGATCCCCATCAACCAGGCGAAGGAAGCGCTCTACTTCCTCGTCCATCGCGGACCCTTCATCGGCCTCGCCCACGTCATGCCCAACAGCCCGGGCTTCGCGCACTACTATCAGTTGGGCACCGACAAGGGCATCGTCATCCTGGGCGTCTATGAGGGCGGACCGGCCGACCGCGCCGGACTGCGGGCAGGAGATGTCATCATCGCCGTCGACGGCAAGACCGTCACGCAGAACGACGAGATGCAGAAGGCGCTCTTCAAGCACCGCATCGGCGACACCGTGCGACTGACCGTGCAGCGTGGCGGCAATCAGCAAGAGACCAACGTGACTGCCGAGAAGGTGCCCGACAACGCCTTCCGGTAG
- the ribE gene encoding 6,7-dimethyl-8-ribityllumazine synthase, translating to MPTTIEGKLDASGLKFGIIVARFNEFITGKLLEGALDCLRRQNACEDDIRIAWVPGSFEIPLAAKKMAESGKFDAVICIGAVIRGGTAHFDFVAGECAKGIAQASMQTGVPVIFGVITTDTIEQAIERAGTRLPNRGFEAATTAIEMANVLKQI from the coding sequence ATGCCCACAACGATCGAAGGCAAACTGGACGCCTCCGGCCTCAAGTTCGGGATCATCGTCGCCCGCTTCAACGAGTTCATCACCGGCAAGCTGCTGGAGGGCGCTCTCGACTGCCTGCGCCGCCAGAACGCCTGCGAAGACGACATCCGGATCGCCTGGGTGCCGGGCTCCTTTGAGATTCCGCTGGCCGCCAAGAAGATGGCCGAGAGCGGCAAGTTCGACGCCGTCATCTGCATCGGCGCCGTCATCCGTGGTGGCACCGCCCACTTCGACTTCGTGGCCGGGGAGTGTGCCAAGGGCATCGCCCAGGCCTCCATGCAGACGGGAGTGCCCGTGATCTTCGGCGTCATCACCACGGACACCATCGAGCAGGCCATCGAGCGTGCCGGAACCCGCCTGCCCAACCGTGGCTTTGAGGCTGCGACGACGGCCATCGAGATGGCCAACGTGCTCAAGCAAATCTAG